The Luteimonas sp. YGD11-2 genome has a window encoding:
- the rplI gene encoding 50S ribosomal protein L9 encodes MKLILLQKITNLGNLGDTVTVKPGYGRNFLVPQGKAVPATADNLAAFEARRAEYEAKARDQLEAANSRISKLEGFTVNLKANASSEGKLYGSVTNRDIAEALSAQAGVEVSKSEVVMGEGPFRHVGEYEVVVHLHADVETPVKVVIEPEAVAV; translated from the coding sequence ATGAAACTGATCCTCCTGCAGAAGATCACCAACCTCGGCAACCTCGGCGACACCGTTACCGTGAAGCCGGGCTACGGCCGCAACTTCCTGGTCCCGCAGGGCAAGGCCGTGCCGGCGACCGCCGACAACCTGGCCGCGTTCGAAGCCCGTCGGGCCGAGTACGAAGCCAAGGCCCGTGACCAGCTGGAAGCCGCGAACTCGCGCATCTCGAAGCTGGAAGGCTTCACCGTCAACCTCAAGGCCAATGCCTCGTCGGAGGGCAAGCTGTACGGGTCGGTCACCAACCGCGACATCGCCGAGGCGCTGTCGGCGCAGGCCGGTGTCGAGGTCAGCAAGTCCGAAGTGGTGATGGGCGAAGGCCCGTTCCGCCACGTGGGCGAGTACGAAGTGGTCGTCCACCTGCATGCCGACGTCGAAACGCCGGTCAAGGTGGTGATCGAGCCGGAAGCGGTCGCGGTCTGA
- the rpsR gene encoding 30S ribosomal protein S18, translating to MSKFFRRRKYCKFTAEGVKEIDYKDLNTLRQNITENGKIVPSRITGTKSRYQRQLATAVKRARFLALIPYTDNHNV from the coding sequence ATGTCCAAGTTCTTCCGTCGCCGCAAGTACTGCAAGTTCACCGCCGAGGGTGTCAAGGAGATCGATTACAAGGATCTCAACACCCTGCGCCAGAACATCACCGAGAACGGCAAGATCGTGCCGAGCCGCATCACCGGCACCAAGTCGCGCTACCAGCGCCAGCTGGCCACGGCCGTCAAGCGCGCGCGGTTCCTCGCGCTGATCCCGTACACCGACAACCACAACGTCTAA
- the rpsF gene encoding 30S ribosomal protein S6: MRHYEIVFLVHPDQSEQVPAMIERYTSMVETGNGKVHRLEDWGRRQLAYPINNLVKAHYVMFNIEADQGVLNELVETFRFNDAILRHLVIRRDEAVTEQSLIMKNKDDKGDKPERSERRRRDDESGDDAQKADKADDTAEAA; encoded by the coding sequence ATGCGCCACTATGAAATCGTGTTCCTGGTCCATCCGGACCAGAGCGAGCAGGTGCCGGCGATGATCGAGCGTTACACCTCGATGGTCGAAACCGGCAACGGCAAGGTCCACCGCCTCGAAGACTGGGGTCGTCGCCAGCTGGCGTACCCGATCAACAACCTGGTCAAGGCCCACTACGTGATGTTCAACATCGAAGCCGACCAGGGCGTGTTGAATGAACTGGTCGAGACCTTCCGCTTCAACGACGCGATCCTGCGCCACCTGGTGATCCGCCGCGACGAGGCGGTCACCGAGCAGTCGCTGATCATGAAGAACAAGGACGACAAGGGCGACAAGCCCGAGCGCAGCGAACGCCGCCGCCGTGACGACGAGTCCGGCGACGACGCCCAGAAGGCCGACAAGGCCGACGACACCGCCGAAGCCGCCTGA
- a CDS encoding iron-sulfur cluster assembly accessory protein: MAISLAPAALERARRFVDSTPGALGIRFGVERTGCSGWGYMVDIAHEERPGDTVSEFGGIRIYVDATSQPMVDGTEIDFAQKGLNHEFVFRNPNAAAECGCGESFTTDADKAA, translated from the coding sequence ATGGCCATCTCGCTTGCACCTGCCGCTCTCGAACGCGCACGCCGCTTCGTCGACTCCACCCCCGGCGCGCTCGGCATCCGCTTCGGCGTCGAACGCACCGGCTGTTCGGGCTGGGGTTACATGGTCGACATCGCCCACGAGGAGCGCCCGGGCGATACGGTCAGCGAGTTCGGGGGCATCCGCATCTATGTCGATGCCACCAGCCAGCCGATGGTCGATGGTACCGAGATCGATTTCGCGCAGAAGGGGCTGAACCACGAGTTCGTGTTCCGCAATCCCAATGCCGCCGCGGAGTGCGGCTGCGGGGAAAGCTTCACCACCGACGCCGACAAGGCCGCCTGA
- the asnS gene encoding asparagine--tRNA ligase codes for MTTVSVAQALAGKVPEGGEVTVRGWVRTRRDSKAGLSFVNVSDGSGFHPIQVVAPSDLPNYDSEVKRLTAGCAVIARGTLVKSQGQGQQFEIQAREVEVVGWVEDPETYPIQPKAHSLEFLREVAHLRPRTNLFGAVTRIRHCLSQAVHRYFHEQGYYWISTPIITTSDAEGAGQMFRVSTLDMANLPRSPDGSVDFSRDFFGREAFLTVSGQLNVEAYCLALSKVYTFGPTFRAENSNTTRHLAEFWMVEPEIAFADLAEDARVAEDFLKYLFRAVLDERADDMAFIAERVQKDAITRLEKFVNAPFERIEYTDAVELLRNSGHKFEFPAEWGLDLQTEHERWLTEQHVGRPVVVTNYPEHIKAFYMRLNDDGKTVAAMDVLAPGIGEIIGGSQREERLDVLDARMDQFGLDREHYGWYRDFRRYGTVPHAGFGLGFERLVVYVCGLSNIRDAIPYPRAPGHAEF; via the coding sequence ATGACGACGGTAAGCGTGGCGCAGGCGCTGGCGGGCAAGGTGCCCGAGGGCGGCGAGGTGACGGTGCGTGGCTGGGTACGGACCCGGCGCGACTCCAAGGCCGGGCTGAGCTTCGTCAATGTCAGTGACGGGTCGGGGTTCCACCCGATCCAGGTGGTCGCCCCTTCGGATCTGCCCAACTACGACAGCGAAGTGAAGCGGCTCACCGCCGGCTGCGCGGTGATCGCCCGCGGCACCCTGGTGAAGTCGCAGGGCCAGGGCCAGCAGTTCGAGATCCAGGCGCGCGAGGTGGAGGTGGTGGGCTGGGTCGAGGACCCGGAGACCTACCCGATCCAGCCCAAGGCGCATTCGCTGGAATTCCTGCGCGAGGTCGCCCACCTGCGCCCGCGCACCAACCTGTTCGGTGCGGTCACCCGCATCCGCCACTGCCTGTCGCAGGCGGTGCACCGCTATTTCCACGAGCAGGGCTACTACTGGATCAGCACCCCGATCATCACCACGTCCGACGCCGAGGGCGCCGGGCAGATGTTCCGGGTGTCGACGCTGGACATGGCCAACCTGCCGCGCAGCCCGGACGGAAGTGTCGACTTCTCGCGCGATTTCTTCGGTCGCGAGGCGTTTTTGACCGTGTCCGGCCAGCTCAATGTCGAGGCCTATTGCCTGGCGCTGTCGAAGGTCTACACCTTCGGGCCGACCTTCCGCGCCGAGAACTCCAACACCACCCGTCACCTGGCCGAGTTCTGGATGGTGGAGCCGGAGATCGCCTTCGCCGACCTCGCCGAGGATGCACGGGTGGCCGAGGACTTCCTCAAGTACCTGTTCCGCGCGGTACTCGACGAGCGCGCCGACGACATGGCGTTCATCGCCGAGCGCGTGCAGAAGGACGCCATCACCCGGCTGGAGAAGTTCGTCAACGCACCGTTCGAGCGCATCGAGTACACCGATGCCGTGGAACTGCTGCGCAACTCCGGGCACAAGTTCGAGTTCCCGGCCGAATGGGGCCTGGACCTGCAGACCGAGCACGAGCGCTGGCTGACCGAGCAGCACGTCGGCCGCCCGGTGGTGGTGACCAACTACCCCGAGCACATCAAGGCGTTCTACATGCGCCTCAACGACGACGGCAAAACCGTCGCCGCGATGGACGTGCTGGCGCCGGGCATCGGCGAGATCATCGGTGGCTCGCAGCGCGAGGAGCGCCTTGACGTGCTCGACGCGCGCATGGACCAGTTCGGTCTCGACCGCGAGCACTACGGCTGGTATCGCGACTTCCGCCGCTACGGCACCGTGCCGCATGCGGGCTTCGGCCTGGGCTTCGAGCGCCTGGTGGTCTATGTCTGCGGCCTGTCCAACATCCGTGACGCGATCCCCTACCCGCGCGCGCCCGGCCACGCGGAGTTCTGA
- a CDS encoding SDR family NAD(P)-dependent oxidoreductase produces the protein MDLDLTGKHALVCGGSEGIGRAAAHELALLGATVTVLARREQALRAVVDALPATHRQQHGWCVADVADTSGLQAALQQRLAQRPVDILVNNTGGPPGGSAHEAAVDAYLDAFRRHLVAGQTLVQAVLPHMRERRWGRIVNVVSTSVREPIAGLGVSNTVRGAVAGWAKTLSRELAADGITVNNVLPGFTETGRIDQIVRDRAAREGRDEADVRAEMAAGVPARRFARPEETGGVIAFLCSPAAAYVNGVSLAVDGGRMASI, from the coding sequence ATGGACCTCGACCTCACCGGCAAGCACGCGCTCGTCTGCGGCGGTTCGGAAGGCATCGGCCGCGCCGCGGCGCATGAACTGGCCCTGCTCGGTGCCACGGTGACCGTACTGGCGCGGCGCGAGCAGGCGCTGCGTGCGGTCGTCGATGCGCTACCCGCGACCCACCGCCAGCAGCACGGCTGGTGCGTCGCCGACGTGGCCGATACGTCGGGCCTGCAGGCAGCGCTGCAACAGCGGCTGGCGCAGCGCCCCGTCGACATCCTGGTCAACAACACCGGCGGCCCGCCGGGTGGCAGTGCCCACGAGGCCGCGGTGGATGCCTATCTCGATGCGTTCCGCCGCCACCTGGTGGCCGGGCAGACACTGGTGCAGGCGGTCCTGCCGCACATGCGCGAACGCCGCTGGGGCCGCATCGTCAATGTCGTCTCGACCTCGGTGCGCGAGCCCATCGCAGGCCTCGGGGTCTCCAATACCGTGCGCGGCGCGGTCGCGGGCTGGGCGAAGACGCTCTCGCGCGAGCTCGCCGCCGACGGCATCACCGTCAACAACGTGCTTCCCGGTTTCACCGAGACCGGGCGCATCGACCAGATCGTTCGCGACCGCGCGGCCCGCGAAGGCCGCGACGAGGCCGACGTCCGCGCGGAGATGGCCGCCGGGGTGCCGGCACGCCGCTTCGCCCGGCCGGAAGAGACCGGCGGCGTCATCGCCTTCCTGTGCTCGCCGGCCGCGGCCTATGTCAACGGCGTCAGCCTGGCGGTCGACGGCGGGCGGATGGCGTCGATCTGA